In Vibrio syngnathi, the following proteins share a genomic window:
- a CDS encoding metal ABC transporter permease, which yields MEWLRQLAISGVEAGWLSDSFMYAFMVNALVAALLLGPLLGGLGTLVIAKRLAFFSEAVGHAALTGIAIGVLLGEPPENPIIGLFSFCMIFALLLHFVRNRTNVPYDTLVGVFLALALAVGAALLMYVARKINIHMLENVLFGSILTVTDQDLAILAGSCAIIILLLIPTFNRILLTCISPDIAKVRGYNTSFYDYLFVMMITLVTIAAVKIVGAVLVGALLLIPGATARLLTKRMGSFVLLSALLATIACLVGTVLPMELKLPVPSGASIIIVSATFFLAATLYRIVRKA from the coding sequence ATGGAATGGTTACGACAACTTGCCATTAGTGGCGTTGAAGCGGGTTGGTTATCTGACAGTTTCATGTATGCGTTCATGGTGAATGCGCTGGTTGCTGCATTGTTACTGGGGCCGTTACTAGGTGGCCTGGGTACTTTGGTGATTGCCAAGCGTCTGGCTTTCTTTTCTGAAGCCGTCGGCCACGCGGCTTTAACTGGTATCGCTATCGGTGTTCTGCTTGGTGAGCCACCAGAAAACCCAATTATTGGCTTGTTTAGCTTCTGTATGATCTTTGCTTTGCTTCTTCACTTCGTAAGAAACAGAACCAACGTACCATACGATACCTTAGTCGGCGTTTTCCTTGCGCTTGCGTTAGCGGTTGGCGCGGCATTGTTGATGTACGTGGCACGTAAGATCAATATCCACATGCTTGAGAACGTGTTGTTTGGTTCGATTCTTACGGTAACAGACCAAGATTTAGCAATTCTCGCAGGCAGTTGCGCGATCATCATTTTACTCTTGATACCGACGTTCAACCGCATTCTTCTGACTTGTATCAGCCCTGATATTGCCAAGGTGCGTGGCTATAACACCAGCTTCTACGACTACCTGTTTGTCATGATGATCACTCTAGTGACGATTGCAGCGGTGAAAATAGTGGGTGCGGTTCTGGTTGGCGCGTTATTGCTGATCCCTGGTGCTACGGCGCGATTGCTAACTAAGCGCATGGGCAGCTTTGTTTTACTGTCCGCGTTACTGGCAACCATCGCGTGTTTGGTTGGGACTGTGTTGCCTATGGAATTAAAACTTCCAGTGCCATCAGGCGCTTCAATCATCATCGTTTCTGCAACGTTTTTCTTAGCGGCAACGCTATACCGAATTGTAAGAAAGGCATAA
- a CDS encoding DUF2986 domain-containing protein, translating to MNRKKKINQILKKRQKQANSKLHGSNKPRYISKADRAKMEAEEQAKAALEQAEGSVEATVEAEEAGVETKEKKAAE from the coding sequence ATGAACCGTAAGAAAAAAATCAATCAAATTCTAAAGAAAAGACAGAAACAGGCGAATTCTAAACTGCATGGTAGCAACAAGCCTCGCTATATTTCTAAAGCTGATCGCGCAAAAATGGAAGCTGAAGAACAAGCGAAAGCCGCTCTAGAGCAAGCTGAAGGTTCAGTAGAAGCAACGGTTGAAGCCGAAGAAGCTGGTGTCGAAACTAAAGAAAAAAAAGCTGCAGAGTAA
- a CDS encoding ABC transporter substrate-binding protein yields the protein MTSLMNRISSSLKATAQVSAVSMLLGASMVSFNVNAEDILTSTPVTYALATELTKGTDITTEYLPPKRYGIDRLPNWFGTKGESKVLKSGEKATVALTLSSIWQADPTFVYARQGNIRLVEVDAAQAITPRAQGVAALTLSSGDVSKFAWLNPTNLTRMAAIVADDFKLLWPAQAETIDSNLQRVMLDVRELINKQQAVLLDNDVDSVLLLSESLEDFASGSQLFVEARMFKAELEWTEQDKAKLKAMFSEDDALWLVTAKKPSNLIKSLVPNERILVVDSVDRWGRAGINAKAPFARWEVKPFKG from the coding sequence ATGACTTCTTTAATGAATCGTATTTCAAGTTCACTAAAAGCAACGGCTCAAGTGAGTGCAGTCAGTATGTTGTTAGGTGCTTCAATGGTGTCTTTCAACGTAAATGCAGAGGATATCCTAACCAGTACACCTGTGACTTATGCTTTGGCGACAGAGCTAACCAAAGGCACCGACATTACGACCGAATACCTACCACCAAAACGCTACGGTATAGATCGCCTACCTAACTGGTTTGGCACTAAGGGTGAAAGCAAGGTACTTAAGTCAGGAGAGAAGGCGACCGTTGCGTTAACGCTGTCATCCATTTGGCAAGCGGATCCTACATTTGTATACGCAAGGCAAGGCAACATCCGTTTGGTTGAGGTGGATGCCGCTCAAGCGATTACACCGCGCGCGCAAGGTGTTGCCGCGTTGACGCTATCGAGTGGTGATGTGTCTAAGTTCGCGTGGTTAAACCCAACTAACTTAACGCGCATGGCGGCAATCGTGGCTGACGACTTTAAGTTATTGTGGCCAGCGCAAGCAGAGACGATTGATAGCAACCTACAACGTGTGATGTTGGATGTGCGTGAACTGATTAACAAGCAACAAGCGGTATTATTGGATAACGACGTAGATTCAGTATTGTTGCTTTCAGAAAGCTTGGAAGATTTTGCTTCTGGTAGCCAACTGTTTGTTGAAGCACGTATGTTCAAAGCTGAACTGGAATGGACAGAACAAGACAAGGCCAAACTCAAAGCGATGTTTTCTGAAGATGACGCGCTATGGTTAGTTACAGCGAAAAAGCCAAGTAACTTGATTAAATCATTGGTACCGAATGAGCGTATCTTAGTGGTGGATTCTGTTGACCGTTGGGGTAGAGCAGGGATTAATGCAAAAGCGCCGTTCGCACGTTGGGAAGTTAAACCATTCAAAGGTTAA